The segment GGAACGTGAGTGTAGCCAAGGCGGGGAAAAACACCGGGATCAGTGCGCGTGCTCAACCTCTACCGGCGCATCCTTGGTCACGTGCTTGACCAGTTTGCCGATGGTCAAACCCTGGAACAGGATCGAGGACAGCACCACGATGTAGGTGATACTCAGGATCAGGTCACGCTCCGGGCCCAGTGGCAATGCCAGGGCCAGCGCTACCGAAACACCGCCGCGCAGGCCACCCCAGGTCAGGATGCGGATGGTGCCCCGTGGCACGGTACGCCAGCGGCGCAGCAGGACAATGGCCGGTGCCACGGTCAAGAGGCGCGACAGCAAAATGGCCACGGCCAGAACGCTGGCCGCCAGCAAATGCAGCCATGAGAACGGCAGCAGCAACAGTTCCATGCCAATCAGCGCGAACAGCAGCGCGTTGAGCATGTCATCAAGCAACTCCCAAAAACCGTCCATGTAGCGACGGGTCATCTCGTTCATGGCCTTGTTACGGCCCAGATTACCGATGATCAGACCTGCGACAACCATCGCGATCGGCGCCGACACATGCAGTTCACTGGCCATGGCCGAGCCGCCGATCACCAGTGCCAGGGTCAGCATCACTTCGATCTGATACTGCTCGATGCTCTTGATCATCCGGTACACCAGGTAACCGATCAAACCACCGAACACCACGCCGCCGATGGCTTCGTGAACAAACAGCATGGCCGTGGCACTCAGGCTCGGGGTTTCGCCCAGTTGCAGGATGCCGAGCAACACGGTGAACACCACAACAGCGGTGCCGTCATTGAACAGCGACTCGCCCACGATGGTGGTTTTCAGCGGTTTGGAGGCGTTGGCGGTCCGCAGTACACCCAGCACGGCAATCGGGTCGGTGGGGGAGATGAGTGCGCCGAACAGCAGGCAGTACAGAAAACTGATATGCCAGCCGAACAGGGCAAAAATCCAGTACGCCAGGCTGCCGATCACGGTGGTGGCGATCAGCACACCGACGGTGGCCAGCAGGCCAATCGGCCAGCGATAGCTGCGTACATCATTGATA is part of the Pseudomonas sp. ML2-2023-3 genome and harbors:
- a CDS encoding sodium:proton antiporter; its protein translation is MLELVAAFICLTSLLTYVNFRFIGLPPTIGVMVTALMFSLLLQGLSFIGYPGLEERVQELIGQIDFGDLLMNWMLSFLLFAGALHVNINDVRSYRWPIGLLATVGVLIATTVIGSLAYWIFALFGWHISFLYCLLFGALISPTDPIAVLGVLRTANASKPLKTTIVGESLFNDGTAVVVFTVLLGILQLGETPSLSATAMLFVHEAIGGVVFGGLIGYLVYRMIKSIEQYQIEVMLTLALVIGGSAMASELHVSAPIAMVVAGLIIGNLGRNKAMNEMTRRYMDGFWELLDDMLNALLFALIGMELLLLPFSWLHLLAASVLAVAILLSRLLTVAPAIVLLRRWRTVPRGTIRILTWGGLRGGVSVALALALPLGPERDLILSITYIVVLSSILFQGLTIGKLVKHVTKDAPVEVEHAH